In the genome of Bacillus sp. S3, one region contains:
- a CDS encoding M16 family metallopeptidase, whose product MINKYTCQNGVRIVLENIPTVRSVAIGVWIGTGSRNEDPQTNGISHFLEHMFFKGTATRSAKDIAESFDSIGGQVNAFTSKEYTCYYAKVLDTHSKFALDVLADMFFNSTFVEEELNKERNVVLEEIKMYEDTPDDIVHDLLSRAVFEDHPLGYPILGTEETLKTFTGESLKEYIHERYTPENVVISIAGNVSESFIQEVENYFGSYQGGSKETPENVPSFHSNRISRKKDTEQAHLCIGFEGLKVGHEDIYSLITLNNILGGSMSSRLFQEVREQRGLAYSVFSYHSAYQDSGIVTVYGGTGAKQLDVLFDTIQETLEKLKHDGITEKELTNSKEQLKGSLMLSLESTNSRMSRNGKNELLLKRHRSLDEIIEQIDAVSKNSVDEMAKAIFTDQYSVTLISPDGEFPNK is encoded by the coding sequence ATGATTAATAAATACACTTGCCAAAACGGAGTAAGAATTGTATTAGAAAATATCCCAACCGTACGATCAGTTGCTATTGGAGTATGGATTGGAACAGGTTCTAGAAATGAGGACCCACAAACAAACGGGATTTCCCATTTCTTAGAGCATATGTTTTTTAAGGGAACGGCTACACGTTCCGCAAAGGATATTGCTGAATCTTTTGACAGCATTGGCGGGCAGGTAAATGCTTTTACATCAAAAGAATATACATGCTACTATGCAAAGGTTCTAGATACTCATTCTAAATTTGCCTTAGACGTATTAGCTGATATGTTCTTTAATTCAACATTTGTGGAAGAGGAATTAAACAAAGAAAGAAATGTTGTTTTGGAAGAAATCAAAATGTACGAAGATACACCGGATGATATTGTCCATGATTTATTGAGCAGGGCAGTTTTCGAAGATCATCCGCTTGGTTACCCAATCCTGGGTACAGAGGAAACCTTAAAGACATTCACAGGGGAATCACTTAAGGAATATATTCATGAGCGTTATACCCCCGAAAATGTGGTTATATCGATCGCTGGAAATGTTTCCGAAAGTTTTATCCAAGAAGTTGAAAATTACTTTGGGTCCTATCAAGGCGGTTCAAAAGAAACACCTGAAAATGTTCCATCCTTTCATTCAAATAGAATATCAAGGAAGAAGGATACCGAGCAGGCCCATTTATGTATCGGTTTTGAAGGATTAAAGGTTGGTCATGAAGATATTTACAGTTTAATTACACTCAATAATATTTTGGGCGGAAGCATGAGCTCAAGACTATTCCAAGAGGTACGTGAACAAAGGGGCTTAGCTTATTCAGTTTTCTCCTACCACTCTGCCTATCAGGATAGCGGAATTGTGACTGTCTACGGTGGAACCGGTGCGAAGCAGCTGGATGTTTTATTTGATACCATCCAGGAGACACTTGAAAAATTAAAGCATGATGGAATCACCGAAAAGGAACTAACTAACAGTAAAGAGCAGCTGAAAGGCAGCCTAATGTTAAGTTTAGAAAGTACAAATAGCCGAATGAGCCGTAATGGTAAAAATGAACTCTTATTGAAACGTCATCGCTCACTTGATGAAATTATCGAACAAATCGATGCAGTTTCTAAAAACAGTGTCGATGAAATGGCAAAAGCCATTTTTACTGACCAATATTCTGTAACGCTTATTAGTCCTGATGGGGAATTCCCAAATAAATAA
- a CDS encoding YlmC/YmxH family sporulation protein, producing the protein MRLSELSGKEIVDVKKAERLGVLGQTDLEINEGTGQIQALLIPSLKWFGFRKQAGEIRVPWQHIKKIGTDMIIIDVPDEDQ; encoded by the coding sequence GTGAGGTTAAGTGAATTAAGTGGAAAAGAAATTGTGGATGTAAAAAAGGCGGAACGTCTAGGAGTCCTTGGGCAAACCGATTTAGAAATTAATGAAGGAACCGGTCAAATTCAGGCACTCCTGATTCCTTCATTAAAATGGTTTGGGTTTCGGAAACAAGCAGGAGAAATTAGGGTGCCATGGCAGCATATAAAAAAAATCGGAACGGACATGATCATCATTGATGTTCCGGATGAAGATCAGTGA
- the dpaA gene encoding dipicolinic acid synthetase subunit A, whose translation MLTGMQIAVIGGDARQLEIIRKLTELDARLSLIGFEQLDHAFTGAVKEKLDEVDFSTIDALILPVAGTNPEGQVETIFSNEKVILTEDILSKTPEHCTIYSGISNSYLNGMIKQSKRTLVQLFSRDDVAIYNSIPTVEGTIMMAIQHTDFTIHGSNITILGLGRCGMSTARAFHALGAKVKVGARKSEHLARITEMGVTPFHLSDINKEVSGTDILINTIPYPIVSAAVIAKLPAHTLVIDIASKPGGTDFRYAEKRGIKALLAPSLPGIVAPKTAGIILADVLVQLLQDDLINRKGKVK comes from the coding sequence ATGCTGACAGGGATGCAGATAGCCGTGATTGGCGGGGATGCCAGACAGCTGGAAATCATCCGCAAGTTAACCGAATTAGATGCGAGATTATCGCTTATAGGTTTTGAACAGCTCGATCACGCCTTCACAGGTGCGGTCAAAGAAAAGTTGGATGAGGTTGATTTCTCGACGATAGACGCTCTTATTTTGCCTGTAGCCGGTACAAATCCGGAAGGTCAGGTAGAAACGATTTTTTCGAATGAAAAAGTGATTTTAACAGAGGATATCCTTTCAAAAACTCCTGAACATTGCACGATTTATTCAGGAATCAGTAATTCATATTTAAATGGAATGATAAAGCAGTCGAAAAGAACGTTAGTACAGCTATTTTCGCGAGACGATGTAGCTATATACAATTCGATTCCTACTGTGGAAGGAACCATTATGATGGCCATACAGCATACTGATTTTACCATTCATGGTTCTAATATCACCATTTTGGGGTTAGGAAGATGTGGGATGAGTACTGCAAGGGCCTTTCATGCGCTTGGTGCAAAAGTAAAGGTTGGAGCACGAAAAAGCGAGCATCTTGCCAGAATTACTGAAATGGGTGTAACCCCATTCCATTTAAGCGATATCAACAAAGAAGTTTCGGGAACGGATATTTTAATCAATACCATTCCCTATCCAATTGTAAGTGCAGCCGTTATAGCAAAGTTACCAGCCCATACATTGGTTATTGATATTGCATCAAAACCAGGCGGTACAGATTTCCGATATGCTGAAAAACGTGGAATTAAGGCATTGCTCGCTCCGAGTTTGCCTGGTATTGTTGCTCCAAAAACGGCCGGTATCATTCTTGCTGATGTTCTAGTACAACTGCTCCAGGATGATCTGATAAACCGAAAGGGGAAAGTGAAATGA
- the dpaB gene encoding dipicolinate synthase subunit B, producing the protein MSLKGKRIGFGLTGSHCTYDAVFPEIEKLVLAGAEVMPVVTFTVKNTETRFGRGEDWVQRIEDLTGHKVIDSIVKAEPLGPKIPLDCMVIAPLTGVSMSKFANAMNDSPVLMAAKATLRNLKPVVLGISTNDALGLNGVNLMRLMATKNIYFIPYGQDDPVKKPNSMVARMTLLSETVEAAIEGRQLQPVLVERYKDSD; encoded by the coding sequence ATGAGTTTAAAAGGGAAAAGAATCGGCTTTGGTCTCACTGGCTCACATTGTACCTATGATGCAGTTTTTCCGGAAATCGAAAAGTTGGTTCTGGCCGGCGCAGAGGTTATGCCAGTGGTAACTTTTACAGTAAAAAATACGGAAACCCGATTTGGAAGAGGAGAGGATTGGGTTCAAAGGATTGAAGATTTAACTGGCCATAAAGTTATTGATTCGATTGTGAAAGCAGAGCCTTTAGGTCCGAAAATTCCGCTTGATTGTATGGTTATTGCGCCATTAACAGGCGTTTCCATGAGTAAATTTGCGAATGCTATGAACGATAGTCCTGTATTAATGGCTGCAAAAGCAACATTAAGAAATTTAAAACCTGTCGTTCTGGGGATTTCAACGAATGATGCACTAGGATTAAACGGAGTAAACTTAATGAGATTAATGGCAACGAAAAATATTTATTTTATTCCATACGGGCAGGATGATCCAGTTAAAAAACCAAACTCGATGGTAGCCAGAATGACATTGTTGTCTGAAACGGTGGAGGCAGCTATCGAAGGGAGACAGCTCCAGCCCGTCCTCGTAGAAAGATATAAAGATTCTGACTAA